The sequence TGCTCGACGAAGCCGACGAGATGCTCGACCTCGGCTTCCTCGAGGACGTCGAGAAGATCCTCCGCATGTGCCCGAGCGGACGCCAGACAGCGCTCTTCTCGGCGACCATGCCACCGCCGATCCAGAAGCTCGCCGACGCCTTCATGTACGACCCGATCCTGATCAGCATCACCCCGAAGGAGCTCACGGTCGACGCGATCTCGCAGGCCTACGTCGAAGTCTCGAACCGCGACAAGACCGAAAAGCTGATCGAGGTGCTCAAGGCCGAGGAACCGGAGCAGGCGATCCTCTTCTGCCGCACCAAGATCGGCGCGACCCGGCTCGATCGAGACCTGCGGAATCGCGGGCTGGACGTCAAGGCCCTCCACGGCGACATGAGCCAGGGCTCGCGCGACGGCGTGATGATCGCCTTCAAGGGCCACCGTGTGAAGCTGCTGGTCGCGACCGACATCGCCGCTCGCGGACTCGACATCGACCACGTGACGCACATCATCAACTACGACATGCCGAACAGTCCCGAGACTTACGTCCACCGCATCGGCCGCACCGGCCGCGCCGGGAGGACCGGACGGGCGATCACCTTCGTGACTCCCGACCAGCGCAAGGATCTCGAGGAGATCAAGCGGGTGGCCAGGACTTCGATCGACGCCTGGGAATCGCCCGAGCAGCGGCTCGAGCACGCGCCACCGCCGCGCCGCCGGCGCCGCCGCGGCGAAGAGTCGGCGAAGCTCGAAGAGGTTGACGAGCCGATGGAGGCCGAGGAGGAGATCACCGGCCTGCCGGACGACGAGCCGGACCTGGACACGACCTCCCCCGAACCCGAACCAGCCGAACCGGAGTCCGATGACTTCGGCGATGAAGCCGACGACTCCGGGAACGGTGACTCGGGCGGCAACGGCGTGCCGGAACTCGGCGAAGGCCAGGTCAAGCTGTTCATCAACCGCGGCAAGCGCAGCGGGATCGAAGAAGAGGATCTGCGCTGGGCGCTCAAGGAAGGCGCGGTCCTCGAGGATGGCTCGATCAGTGACGTGCGGGTCCTCGACCGCTTCTCGTTCGTCGAGATCGATGCTGACAAGGCCGAGAAGACCGTCGAGTTTCTCGACGGCACCAAGCTCAAGGGTGCCGAGATCAGGGTCGAGGTCGCCCGGAAGTAAACCGTTCGACCCGGCTGAGCAGGTCTTCGAAGTCGATCGGTTTGCGCAGCGTTCCGTCGGCCGCTGCCCAGTTCTCCGAGGCCGGGAGGTCGGTCATGCCGCTGACCACAAGGACCGGCAGGCCGGGCCGTTTCTCCTTGATGCCATTCAGCACGTCGGGGCCATGGGCGTTCGGCATGGTCGCGTCAAGCAGGACGACCTCCGGTCCTCCGTC is a genomic window of Thermoleophilia bacterium containing:
- a CDS encoding response regulator — translated: MSRVLVAEDSPSIRLLLVRRLEMAGHDVIEASDGLEALAAAGDEPADGGPEVVLLDATMPNAHGPDVLNGIKEKRPGLPVLVVSGMTDLPASENWAAADGTLRKPIDFEDLLSRVERFTSGRPRP
- a CDS encoding DEAD/DEAH box helicase — its product is MTSFKDLGLSPDIQLAIDELGFSDPTPIQEEGIPALLSGHDVIGQAQTGTGKTAAFGLPMLQYLDPANDEVQAIVLTPTRELCIQVTQALRSYAEHLDIEIVAVFGGAPIKSQQAQLRSGAHVVVATVGRMKDLISRRSLVLTAARFVVLDEADEMLDLGFLEDVEKILRMCPSGRQTALFSATMPPPIQKLADAFMYDPILISITPKELTVDAISQAYVEVSNRDKTEKLIEVLKAEEPEQAILFCRTKIGATRLDRDLRNRGLDVKALHGDMSQGSRDGVMIAFKGHRVKLLVATDIAARGLDIDHVTHIINYDMPNSPETYVHRIGRTGRAGRTGRAITFVTPDQRKDLEEIKRVARTSIDAWESPEQRLEHAPPPRRRRRRGEESAKLEEVDEPMEAEEEITGLPDDEPDLDTTSPEPEPAEPESDDFGDEADDSGNGDSGGNGVPELGEGQVKLFINRGKRSGIEEEDLRWALKEGAVLEDGSISDVRVLDRFSFVEIDADKAEKTVEFLDGTKLKGAEIRVEVARK